A single Cryomorphaceae bacterium DNA region contains:
- a CDS encoding ABC transporter permease → MRFEWFIARRLSKAEASDRSISGPIIRVAIIAVALSFAVMLIAVSVGTGLKSKIRDKVIGFTGHIQITNFDQNSSFEPIPIEAEADWIKEVQELPGVNRIQSYATKAGVMKTRDDFEGIVLKGLGEEYDWTPFLPYLNEGRFPSLSDTSNREILVSDYFARRLNLETGSRVLLYFVQPPPKNPRRLPFTVSGIYKTDLEEYDQLYVMGRLSDIQNLNDWGTDQVGGFEVLIDEFDNLVMIGAQVNALIDYNLIARTAKQKSPQIFEWLALFDLNIFIVLAIMVAVAAINMSTALLILILERTPFVGTMKALGARNWSIRRIFLYDAFYLIGWGLFWGNLIGGGLLLLQDQFGLVTLDESTYYVSEAPVALHLWQWSAINLGTLVLCLIVLILPSYLVTRIPPARALRFD, encoded by the coding sequence ATGCGGTTTGAGTGGTTTATAGCGCGTCGACTTTCGAAAGCCGAAGCAAGTGATCGCAGTATCAGCGGTCCAATTATTCGGGTGGCCATTATCGCCGTTGCCTTAAGCTTTGCGGTAATGTTGATTGCCGTTTCGGTTGGAACAGGGCTGAAATCCAAGATCCGCGACAAAGTAATCGGTTTCACCGGGCACATCCAAATCACCAACTTCGACCAGAACTCGAGCTTTGAGCCCATTCCAATTGAGGCGGAAGCCGATTGGATTAAAGAAGTCCAAGAGCTTCCTGGAGTAAACCGCATCCAAAGCTATGCCACGAAGGCTGGCGTCATGAAGACTCGTGATGATTTCGAGGGTATTGTGCTCAAAGGACTCGGAGAAGAATACGATTGGACCCCCTTTCTCCCCTACTTGAATGAAGGCCGATTCCCGAGTCTTTCTGATACATCGAATCGAGAAATTCTCGTCAGCGATTATTTCGCGCGCAGACTGAACTTAGAAACGGGATCCAGAGTCCTGCTCTACTTTGTGCAACCACCGCCCAAAAATCCGCGGAGATTGCCTTTCACGGTCAGCGGAATCTACAAAACAGATCTTGAGGAATACGATCAGCTGTATGTGATGGGACGGTTGAGTGATATTCAAAACCTCAACGACTGGGGAACCGATCAGGTGGGTGGATTTGAAGTGCTCATTGACGAGTTCGACAATTTGGTGATGATAGGCGCTCAAGTAAATGCACTCATCGACTACAACCTCATTGCACGAACGGCCAAGCAAAAAAGCCCTCAGATTTTTGAATGGCTAGCCCTTTTTGATTTAAACATCTTCATTGTATTGGCCATCATGGTGGCCGTTGCGGCGATAAACATGTCCACGGCCCTGCTGATATTAATATTGGAGCGGACTCCTTTCGTCGGTACCATGAAAGCACTAGGGGCTCGAAATTGGAGCATTCGACGGATATTTCTCTACGATGCGTTCTATCTCATCGGATGGGGACTCTTCTGGGGGAACCTCATCGGCGGCGGTCTTTTGTTGCTTCAGGATCAATTCGGATTGGTGACCCTCGATGAAAGCACCTACTACGTCAGTGAAGCCCCGGTGGCGCTGCACTTATGGCAATGGAGCGCCATCAATTTGGGAACACTTGTTTTGTGCTTGATTGTTCTGATCCTCCCCTCCTACCTAGTCACTCGGATACCCCCAGCGCGAGCCCTCCGATTTGATTAA
- a CDS encoding DUF1343 domain-containing protein, which translates to MRAKGIKLTFLGLLLSLLGQGQVKTGAEQLNRYRPLLYGKSVAVVANPTSIVGDQHLIDTLLSLGVDVQKVFALEHGFRGDVPDGEKIADGKDPKTGLPVISLYGSHKKPIKEDMEGIDVVVFDIQDVGVRFYTFVSSMSYIMEACADFDVDFLILDRPNPNGFYVDGPMNHLPEPSFIGLHPIPVAHGLTLGEYARMAIGEGWLQTENELDFKVVPCSGYDHNTRYALPVNPSPNLRSMSAVYLYPSLCFFEGTSVSIGRGTEKPFEVVGAPWMPPGTTSFTPKAGFGSYHPKHEGQLCQGFDLTTFGRDFIPANGQINLFWLLDAYRLCPEGEEFFARPNYFDLLAGGPTLREQIIAGRTEEEIREAWEKELLQFKFKRKKYLLYPDFE; encoded by the coding sequence ATGCGCGCTAAAGGTATAAAATTGACGTTCCTCGGCCTTCTATTGAGCCTTTTGGGACAGGGCCAAGTCAAAACTGGCGCTGAACAATTGAACCGTTACCGTCCTCTGTTGTACGGCAAATCCGTCGCTGTCGTCGCAAACCCCACTTCAATCGTTGGCGATCAGCACCTCATTGATACCCTTCTTAGCCTAGGTGTGGATGTCCAGAAAGTCTTTGCCCTAGAGCACGGTTTCAGAGGTGATGTTCCAGATGGCGAAAAAATAGCGGACGGGAAAGACCCCAAAACGGGACTTCCGGTCATCAGCTTATACGGTAGCCACAAAAAACCCATCAAGGAGGACATGGAAGGGATTGACGTCGTCGTCTTCGATATTCAGGATGTAGGTGTGCGCTTCTACACCTTCGTCAGTTCCATGAGCTACATCATGGAAGCGTGCGCGGATTTTGATGTTGACTTTTTGATTCTAGATCGTCCTAATCCCAATGGTTTTTATGTGGATGGCCCCATGAACCACCTACCGGAGCCTTCCTTCATTGGCTTGCATCCCATTCCCGTGGCACATGGTTTGACTTTGGGTGAGTATGCTCGGATGGCTATTGGCGAAGGATGGCTTCAAACGGAGAATGAGCTCGACTTCAAAGTTGTGCCTTGCTCCGGATATGACCACAATACGAGATACGCTCTTCCCGTCAATCCATCACCCAATTTGCGCTCTATGTCGGCAGTCTATCTCTATCCTTCTCTTTGCTTCTTTGAAGGGACCAGTGTGAGCATCGGGCGAGGAACAGAGAAGCCTTTTGAGGTAGTGGGCGCCCCCTGGATGCCCCCAGGTACAACCAGCTTTACGCCGAAAGCAGGATTCGGATCCTATCACCCAAAGCACGAAGGCCAATTGTGTCAGGGCTTTGATTTGACCACTTTTGGAAGAGATTTTATTCCTGCAAATGGGCAAATCAACCTTTTTTGGCTGCTCGATGCGTATCGTCTCTGCCCGGAAGGTGAGGAGTTTTTTGCGAGGCCGAACTACTTCGATCTTCTTGCCGGCGGTCCAACACTTAGGGAACAGATTATTGCAGGACGGACAGAGGAGGAGATTCGAGAGGCTTGGGAGAAAGAGCTACTTCAGTTTAAATTCAAACGGAAAAAGTATTTGCTTTATCCTGATTTTGAATAG
- a CDS encoding glutathione peroxidase, with protein sequence MSIYEFSTKKSTGEEISMGDFKGKTLLVVNTASECGLTPQFKGLEELHDKYGKDGLQIIGFPCNQFASQEPLTNEEMANICELNYGVTFPLTQKVKVNGKDADPIFKYLKKALPGTLGNAVKWNFTKFLIGPDGTPIKRYAPTTTPEAIESDIAEHLP encoded by the coding sequence ATGTCCATCTACGAGTTCTCGACGAAAAAATCCACTGGCGAAGAGATTTCTATGGGGGATTTCAAGGGTAAAACACTCTTGGTCGTCAACACAGCATCCGAGTGTGGCCTCACTCCACAGTTCAAGGGACTGGAGGAACTCCACGACAAATACGGAAAAGATGGGCTGCAAATCATCGGATTTCCATGCAATCAATTCGCGAGTCAAGAGCCGCTGACCAATGAGGAGATGGCCAATATCTGCGAATTGAATTACGGTGTCACCTTTCCGCTGACCCAAAAGGTCAAAGTGAACGGAAAAGATGCTGATCCTATCTTCAAATACTTGAAAAAGGCCTTACCGGGAACCTTAGGAAATGCTGTGAAATGGAATTTCACCAAGTTTTTGATCGGCCCGGACGGCACGCCCATTAAGAGATACGCTCCCACAACAACACCGGAAGCGATTGAGTCGGATATCGCGGAACACTTGCCTTAA